In Mangrovivirga cuniculi, the following proteins share a genomic window:
- a CDS encoding ABC transporter ATP-binding protein: MIEINNLDKYIDAKFQRLFLLKAIDLKVEKGDFLTIMGPSGAGKSTLLNIIGMLDNASAGKYLLDNNDIYTLKGKKQSELAKHYFGFVFQAYHLIDELTVYENIETPLLYRKVPSKERKGLVAEVLDRFNMVAKKDLFPNQLSGGQQQLVGVARAIIGKPRVLLADEPTGNLHSKQAAEVMNIFRELNEEGTTIVQVTHDEHNASYGKRIIELVDGAIERDYLVEREEIK; the protein is encoded by the coding sequence ATGATAGAAATAAATAATCTTGATAAATACATCGATGCAAAATTCCAACGATTGTTTTTACTTAAAGCAATCGACTTAAAAGTTGAAAAGGGTGATTTTCTCACTATAATGGGGCCTTCAGGAGCCGGTAAATCTACTTTACTCAACATTATCGGAATGTTGGATAATGCTTCGGCTGGAAAATATCTCTTAGATAATAATGATATCTATACCCTTAAAGGCAAAAAGCAAAGTGAACTGGCGAAGCATTACTTTGGATTTGTTTTTCAGGCGTATCATCTGATTGATGAGTTAACTGTTTATGAAAATATTGAAACACCCCTTTTATATCGAAAAGTTCCTTCAAAAGAAAGAAAAGGTTTGGTTGCGGAAGTGCTGGACCGCTTTAATATGGTAGCTAAAAAGGATCTGTTTCCTAATCAGCTCTCGGGTGGCCAGCAACAACTTGTAGGAGTTGCAAGGGCAATAATAGGTAAGCCCAGGGTATTACTAGCTGATGAACCAACCGGTAATCTTCACAGTAAGCAGGCAGCTGAGGTTATGAATATTTTCAGAGAACTAAATGAGGAGGGAACTACCATAGTTCAGGTAACTCATGATGAACATAATGCCTCATATGGCAAAAGAATTATTGAATTGGTAGACGGTGCCATTGAACGTGATTACCTGGTGGAAAGGGAAGAGATTAAATAA
- a CDS encoding NADP-dependent oxidoreductase — protein MQTRQIIFKERPKGMPDDSTFNFETTELPELKDGQVLLKATWFSVDPYMRGKMSDAKSYTEPFEVGKPLNGGAIAKVEKSRSKNFKEGDTVFGMLDWAEHQVADDKNLRKIDPDLAPPSYNLGILGMPGLTAYFGLMKVGEPKEGDTVVISGAAGAVGSVVGQIAKIQGCRVVGIAGSDEKIDMLTNEFGFDAGINYKATDDIKKDLKEACPDGIDVYFDNVGGEISDAVTMQLNDFARVSLCGQIALYNATSMPTGPRIQPILLTRRVKMQGFIISDFQNEFGDGIKKIASWLQQGKLKYEETVVEGFDNIPKAFLGLFSGENKGKMVVKV, from the coding sequence ATGCAAACAAGACAAATCATATTTAAAGAGCGTCCAAAAGGGATGCCTGATGACTCTACTTTTAACTTTGAAACCACAGAATTACCTGAATTAAAGGATGGTCAGGTTTTACTTAAAGCGACGTGGTTTTCAGTAGATCCATACATGCGAGGCAAAATGAGTGATGCTAAATCATATACCGAACCATTTGAAGTTGGAAAGCCTTTAAACGGTGGTGCTATAGCTAAAGTAGAAAAAAGCAGATCAAAAAATTTCAAAGAAGGTGATACAGTATTCGGAATGCTTGACTGGGCTGAACACCAGGTAGCTGATGATAAAAACCTTAGAAAAATAGACCCGGATCTTGCACCACCAAGTTACAACCTGGGAATACTGGGAATGCCTGGTTTAACTGCCTACTTCGGATTAATGAAAGTAGGCGAACCAAAAGAGGGTGATACCGTGGTAATTTCAGGTGCAGCAGGTGCAGTAGGCTCAGTCGTTGGCCAGATCGCCAAGATACAGGGATGTAGAGTTGTTGGTATTGCAGGTAGTGATGAAAAAATCGATATGCTCACTAACGAATTCGGTTTTGATGCAGGCATAAATTATAAAGCAACAGATGATATTAAAAAAGACCTGAAAGAAGCATGTCCGGATGGGATTGATGTATATTTTGATAATGTGGGTGGAGAAATTTCCGATGCTGTGACCATGCAATTAAACGATTTTGCCAGGGTGTCATTATGTGGACAAATTGCATTATATAATGCTACTTCCATGCCCACTGGTCCACGTATACAGCCAATACTGTTAACGCGAAGAGTGAAAATGCAGGGATTTATAATTTCTGATTTTCAGAATGAATTTGGAGATGGAATCAAAAAGATCGCTTCATGGCTTCAGCAGGGTAAACTAAAATATGAAGAAACAGTTGTAGAAGGGTTTGATAATATACCGAAAGCTTTTTTAGGTTTATTCTCGGGAGAGAATAAAGGTAAAATGGTCGTAAAGGTATAA
- a CDS encoding TIM-barrel domain-containing protein, with the protein MKQISAFFLLISVIIFSCKDNSEKNNFVKQKIVTISSDHGIYYLSAISEDIIRLSFKDSIITSDKFYAPVITEEIEMEVAENDSMITAKTSGVTVIVNKSPLNIKYYNNTGELKLELNDGINRIGDSLAVKFSLKPDESIYGTGFRAIPLDRRGYSFMAYNQPQYAYGEGATNLNYSIPHWMSSSNYMMMIDNPSKSFFDIGKTDKEELIYSSYKGNLSFYFIDGANFSELISNYTKLTGNQPLPPIWAFGNFQSRFGYESQQEAENILNQSLNAGYPTDALILDIFWFGPEIEDGRMGDLKWNKEKWPEPVKMINNFKDKGVKTILITEPFFTKKSQHYKYLASNGLLGMNKDSSVYELPDFYFGDAGLLDIFNPKAQKWIWQEYKRMKEYGAAGWWVDLGEPETHPDSMYHYTGRGYEVHGAYGHEWAKVMHNGYAADFPNERLFLLARAGFAGTQRYGLIPWSGDVGRNWSGFKPQPSIIMSMGLSGIGYMHSDAGGFTFVEERDPELYTRWVQFAAFSPIFRPHADQSAPAEPVMWSKEVQQNVKPFIELRYKLLPYNYTLGWENTTTGMPLMRPMFIEYPAIPDTLHNQYMWGDNFLVAPILNQGIKNRKVYLPEGEWYNYWSNEKIDGGKWIEVAVTIEKIPVFVKAGSIIPTAELVTSTDYYDTDSVHINYYYNEGTYEDQIYFDDGLTNNSWLENKYDLITVNVISKPSSITFAADKQGDSFEGSPSNRVYKIVVHGLKSEPSGIDREKFNWDPEKSLLSFYSTLTTDEIVNIN; encoded by the coding sequence ATGAAACAAATAAGTGCATTTTTTTTACTGATCTCAGTAATTATTTTTAGTTGTAAAGATAATTCTGAGAAAAATAATTTCGTCAAACAGAAGATCGTAACTATAAGTAGTGATCATGGCATTTATTATCTATCAGCCATTTCTGAAGATATTATCAGACTGTCTTTTAAGGATTCGATCATTACCTCAGATAAGTTTTACGCTCCTGTAATAACCGAAGAAATTGAAATGGAAGTTGCCGAAAACGACTCCATGATCACAGCAAAGACTTCAGGAGTTACTGTAATCGTAAATAAATCTCCCCTGAATATAAAATATTACAATAATACAGGAGAATTAAAGCTTGAATTAAATGACGGGATAAATAGAATTGGTGATAGTCTGGCAGTAAAATTCTCATTAAAACCGGATGAATCAATTTATGGTACTGGTTTCAGAGCAATCCCTTTAGATCGTCGTGGTTATAGTTTTATGGCTTACAACCAACCTCAATATGCCTATGGAGAGGGTGCCACAAATTTAAATTACTCAATTCCACATTGGATGTCTTCGTCCAACTATATGATGATGATTGATAACCCTTCAAAATCTTTTTTTGATATCGGAAAAACTGATAAAGAAGAGTTAATCTATTCAAGCTATAAGGGAAATCTTTCTTTTTATTTTATAGATGGAGCCAACTTCAGTGAATTAATTAGCAATTATACCAAACTAACAGGCAATCAACCACTACCTCCGATCTGGGCCTTTGGCAATTTCCAATCTCGATTTGGTTACGAAAGTCAGCAAGAGGCAGAAAATATACTAAATCAATCTTTAAATGCAGGGTATCCTACTGATGCGCTTATTTTAGATATTTTTTGGTTTGGACCTGAAATTGAAGATGGCCGAATGGGAGATCTTAAATGGAATAAAGAAAAATGGCCGGAGCCTGTTAAAATGATCAATAATTTTAAGGATAAAGGTGTTAAAACTATTTTGATCACAGAACCTTTCTTTACTAAAAAATCTCAACATTATAAATATTTAGCATCAAATGGATTGTTGGGAATGAACAAAGATAGTTCAGTATATGAATTACCGGATTTTTACTTTGGCGATGCAGGATTACTGGACATATTCAATCCGAAAGCTCAAAAATGGATCTGGCAGGAATATAAAAGAATGAAAGAATACGGTGCAGCAGGATGGTGGGTAGATCTTGGAGAACCTGAAACTCACCCGGATTCAATGTATCACTATACAGGCAGAGGCTATGAAGTCCACGGTGCTTATGGTCACGAATGGGCCAAGGTAATGCACAATGGTTATGCAGCAGATTTCCCTAATGAAAGGCTATTCTTACTGGCAAGAGCTGGATTTGCCGGTACTCAGCGATATGGTTTGATACCGTGGTCTGGCGATGTCGGCAGAAACTGGTCTGGGTTTAAACCACAACCTTCAATTATCATGAGCATGGGGCTCTCTGGAATAGGGTATATGCATTCTGATGCTGGTGGATTTACTTTCGTTGAAGAGAGAGATCCTGAACTTTATACACGTTGGGTACAGTTCGCTGCTTTTTCACCAATATTCAGGCCACATGCTGATCAATCTGCTCCGGCAGAACCTGTTATGTGGAGTAAAGAAGTACAGCAAAATGTCAAACCATTTATTGAACTTCGTTATAAACTTTTACCATATAATTATACCCTGGGATGGGAAAACACTACTACTGGGATGCCCTTAATGAGACCTATGTTTATTGAATACCCTGCAATTCCGGATACCCTGCATAACCAATATATGTGGGGTGATAATTTCCTGGTCGCTCCTATTTTAAATCAGGGAATTAAAAACAGAAAAGTTTATTTACCGGAAGGGGAATGGTATAATTACTGGAGTAATGAAAAGATCGATGGGGGCAAATGGATAGAAGTAGCTGTTACAATTGAAAAAATTCCTGTATTTGTAAAAGCAGGAAGTATTATTCCTACTGCAGAGTTGGTTACCTCAACTGATTATTACGATACTGATTCAGTTCACATCAATTATTACTATAATGAAGGGACTTATGAAGATCAGATATATTTTGACGATGGATTAACTAATAATAGCTGGCTGGAAAATAAATATGACTTAATTACCGTAAATGTCATTTCCAAACCATCTTCCATCACCTTTGCTGCAGATAAACAAGGAGATAGTTTTGAAGGATCTCCTTCAAACAGAGTTTATAAAATTGTAGTTCATGGATTAAAATCCGAACCTTCAGGTATCGATCGGGAAAAATTTAACTGGGATCCGGAAAAATCATTACTTTCATTTTACAGTACTTTAACAACTGATGAAATAGTAAATATCAATTAA
- a CDS encoding copper resistance protein NlpE N-terminal domain-containing protein, giving the protein MKNYTTILFLLIFLIFSCKPNQPRYGKYGGDNSTLYIDWIGYYEGILPCADCEGVKTAITLKEDSTYIKKVVYLGKEGEGFEKKGEFEWFDNENKIILDSRGGTPDMYLLGEDKLIHLDNDGKRIAGDLEEDYILNKVQMEAKFELTAPKWRLTEIRGQKVENMSEKEIFMAFEPDKARVYGFAGCNNFFGQYEWEGQTRINFSNLGKTQKMCVKGMEIEEQLMKVLEMTDNYTITNDILNLNKARMATLAKFEKMK; this is encoded by the coding sequence ATGAAAAATTATACCACAATTCTTTTTTTACTAATCTTTTTAATATTTAGCTGTAAACCTAATCAACCAAGGTACGGTAAATATGGTGGTGATAACAGCACCCTTTATATTGATTGGATCGGTTATTATGAAGGAATATTACCCTGTGCTGATTGTGAAGGTGTAAAGACAGCAATTACATTAAAAGAAGATTCTACCTATATTAAAAAAGTAGTTTATTTAGGAAAAGAAGGTGAGGGGTTTGAGAAAAAAGGTGAATTTGAGTGGTTTGATAATGAGAATAAAATTATACTAGACAGCAGGGGAGGTACTCCTGATATGTATTTGCTTGGCGAAGATAAACTGATTCACCTCGATAATGATGGTAAAAGAATAGCAGGGGACTTAGAGGAAGATTACATATTAAACAAAGTTCAGATGGAAGCAAAATTTGAGTTGACTGCACCAAAATGGAGATTGACAGAGATTAGAGGTCAGAAAGTGGAGAATATGTCCGAAAAGGAAATATTTATGGCTTTTGAACCTGATAAAGCTCGTGTTTATGGCTTTGCCGGTTGTAATAATTTCTTTGGTCAATACGAATGGGAAGGCCAGACAAGGATAAACTTTTCTAACTTAGGTAAAACTCAGAAAATGTGTGTTAAGGGAATGGAGATTGAAGAGCAGTTAATGAAAGTTCTTGAAATGACAGATAATTACACAATTACTAATGACATTCTTAATTTGAATAAAGCGAGAATGGCTACATTGGCAAAGTTTGAGAAGATGAAATAA
- a CDS encoding MarR family winged helix-turn-helix transcriptional regulator: MNSDDILKLENQICFPLYAGSRLITKAYKPLLDELGITYPQYLVLLVLWEKDNISIKQISSKLILETNTLTPLLKRMENSGLITRSRSEEDERTVYIKLSSKGKKLKERAQSIPSKLIEQLSSEDISVSEILQMKETLCLLIDKINEK; this comes from the coding sequence ATGAATTCGGATGATATCTTAAAGCTTGAAAACCAGATCTGCTTCCCGTTATATGCAGGCTCTCGTCTCATTACCAAAGCCTACAAGCCTCTGTTAGATGAATTGGGAATTACATACCCTCAATACCTGGTATTACTTGTATTATGGGAAAAGGATAATATTTCTATAAAACAAATAAGCAGCAAATTAATCCTTGAAACCAATACCTTAACGCCACTTCTCAAAAGAATGGAAAATTCTGGCCTGATCACAAGATCTAGATCTGAAGAAGATGAAAGAACAGTTTATATCAAACTATCTTCAAAAGGTAAAAAACTAAAAGAAAGAGCCCAATCAATTCCTTCAAAACTGATTGAGCAATTATCTTCAGAAGATATTTCCGTTAGTGAAATTTTGCAAATGAAAGAAACACTTTGCCTGTTAATTGATAAAATAAATGAAAAATGA
- a CDS encoding amidohydrolase, with protein sequence MSHTLITNAQVYRPFDLHDNKYYQVRIVDQRIVSIEENGYKGKNPEKSFNAKGRVLCPSFKDSHIHFLRYSLMKKERDLRKITTWKHLKEQLSDGAEEVALQQNNWLVGRGLMDNKFSDKDTLLTAEDLDSIDIDYPIFLLHQDGHECVLNTKALEIVRKDDLLEEGHDEFIEKDNNGNWTGRFKDTAVHFIKMHFRNKSTKEAKDAIIDGLPHLAEFGITHIDSDDLNYVGDYSKVWKAYSDLDKKGELTCSAYLHHYVFNIEDMKYYIDNYKFRTGDGEGNVRVGAFKIFVDGTYRLHTAALNLPYFDTGTTGTLIYNQKELNKMVSFAEKNNMQVTMHCIGDRAVETALKAIIQANKKEKNPMRHRIIHMQNTRPDLLKMLHTFRVPIETQPGFLQKEYPEYSQWLGEDRCQFVQVGKSLIENDVIFTASSDAPIGPLNPMEHIFSSVNRTDDNGNPEGGWQPQEKITIDQAFHSYCTSPCFLNHTEKSSGRLLPGFDADIILLEENPHEVESISLNKLKVDAVWHKGTQVFDRYDS encoded by the coding sequence ATGTCCCATACTTTAATCACCAACGCCCAGGTATATCGTCCTTTCGACCTTCACGATAACAAATATTACCAGGTTAGAATAGTAGATCAACGAATTGTTTCAATAGAAGAAAACGGATATAAAGGCAAAAATCCTGAAAAATCCTTTAACGCCAAAGGGAGAGTCTTGTGTCCATCTTTCAAAGATTCTCACATTCATTTCTTAAGATACTCGCTTATGAAAAAAGAACGGGATCTTAGAAAGATCACCACCTGGAAACACCTTAAAGAACAACTAAGTGATGGTGCTGAGGAAGTGGCATTACAACAAAATAACTGGTTGGTTGGAAGAGGCTTGATGGATAATAAATTTAGCGATAAAGACACATTATTAACTGCAGAAGACCTTGATTCAATAGATATAGATTATCCCATCTTCTTATTGCACCAGGATGGACATGAATGTGTGCTTAATACTAAGGCTTTAGAAATCGTGCGTAAAGACGATCTCCTTGAAGAAGGTCATGATGAATTTATAGAAAAAGATAACAATGGCAATTGGACAGGCAGATTTAAAGATACTGCTGTACATTTTATAAAAATGCACTTCAGAAATAAATCCACTAAAGAAGCTAAAGATGCAATCATCGATGGACTTCCACATTTAGCTGAATTCGGAATTACCCATATCGATTCGGATGATCTGAATTACGTGGGAGACTATTCTAAGGTATGGAAAGCCTATTCTGACCTTGATAAGAAAGGAGAGCTAACCTGTTCTGCATACCTGCACCACTATGTTTTTAATATCGAAGACATGAAGTATTATATCGATAATTATAAATTCAGAACAGGTGATGGTGAAGGAAATGTTAGAGTTGGAGCATTTAAAATCTTTGTAGATGGGACATATAGACTTCATACCGCAGCCCTTAATTTACCGTATTTTGATACTGGCACTACCGGAACATTAATTTACAATCAGAAGGAATTAAACAAAATGGTTTCTTTTGCTGAAAAAAACAATATGCAAGTTACTATGCACTGCATTGGTGACAGAGCAGTCGAAACTGCCTTAAAAGCAATTATTCAGGCAAATAAGAAAGAAAAAAATCCGATGAGACATCGAATTATTCACATGCAAAATACTCGGCCTGATCTTTTAAAGATGCTTCACACATTTAGAGTACCTATCGAAACTCAGCCTGGATTTTTACAAAAAGAATATCCGGAATACTCCCAATGGTTAGGAGAAGACCGATGCCAGTTTGTTCAGGTGGGAAAAAGCCTGATTGAAAATGATGTGATATTTACTGCGAGTTCAGATGCTCCAATTGGACCTTTAAATCCAATGGAACACATTTTTAGTTCAGTGAATCGAACGGATGACAATGGCAACCCGGAGGGAGGCTGGCAGCCACAGGAAAAGATAACAATTGATCAGGCCTTCCATAGTTATTGTACTTCACCCTGTTTTTTAAATCATACTGAAAAATCCTCCGGAAGGTTATTACCAGGATTTGATGCAGATATTATTCTTCTGGAAGAAAATCCTCATGAGGTAGAAAGTATTTCATTGAATAAATTAAAAGTGGATGCTGTTTGGCATAAGGGAACTCAAGTATTTGATCGGTATGATTCCTGA
- a CDS encoding DUF4932 domain-containing protein, with amino-acid sequence MKRKVSIILTLLICLSNIYGQEKIQSNKKLVVHFEKNIEFLGFIYSMAYEANDIETQKITVDGKELIEKDWHVYGYSFYKEYKSTLNSKNLARAASVADHIWLDKLANFLIRVPEFPHASIPEDLNPVYYLSFSKSKDSIEARDNARIFLHGLNEYYKEVDFDNYLVKNEQYYLQAEKEILNTLPSFDFISGLENYFDNEYTRYHMIPSLTLPKTMGFGGSYPDGGIYNIFGALDFQNISNPDSLNMGFRNEVKLRELSIHEFGHSFVYKSWAAIPDSLIEATTHLLTPIKDVMSNQGYNNWDAVINEHIVRTVELIIAKKYAPKKEYKALQKEYVEKRRFIYISIFKRHLNNYKINNSSFSNSVIECLLTMNR; translated from the coding sequence ATGAAACGAAAAGTAAGCATAATTCTGACCCTCCTGATTTGCTTAAGCAACATTTACGGACAGGAAAAAATTCAATCGAATAAAAAATTAGTAGTACACTTTGAAAAAAACATTGAGTTCCTCGGTTTCATATATTCCATGGCCTATGAAGCCAATGATATAGAAACACAAAAAATTACAGTCGATGGCAAAGAATTAATAGAAAAAGACTGGCATGTTTACGGATATTCTTTTTATAAAGAATACAAATCGACCTTAAATTCTAAAAACCTTGCCAGAGCTGCTTCAGTAGCAGATCACATTTGGCTGGATAAACTGGCAAATTTTCTAATAAGAGTACCTGAATTCCCACATGCAAGTATTCCGGAAGATCTGAACCCTGTTTATTATTTAAGCTTTTCAAAATCAAAAGATAGTATTGAGGCCAGGGACAACGCAAGGATATTTCTCCATGGATTAAATGAATACTATAAGGAAGTAGATTTTGACAACTACCTTGTAAAAAATGAACAATACTATCTTCAGGCAGAAAAAGAGATCTTAAATACACTTCCGTCATTTGATTTCATTTCAGGATTGGAAAATTATTTTGATAATGAATACACCAGATACCATATGATCCCCAGCCTTACTTTACCAAAGACTATGGGTTTTGGTGGCTCATATCCTGATGGTGGAATATATAATATTTTCGGAGCTCTGGATTTTCAAAATATATCAAATCCTGATTCCCTGAATATGGGATTCAGGAATGAGGTGAAATTAAGAGAATTAAGCATCCATGAATTTGGTCATTCATTTGTATATAAGTCATGGGCCGCTATCCCTGATTCTTTGATTGAAGCAACCACACATTTATTAACTCCAATAAAAGACGTCATGTCTAACCAGGGATATAACAATTGGGATGCGGTAATAAATGAACACATTGTTCGCACCGTAGAATTAATTATTGCTAAAAAGTATGCTCCTAAAAAAGAATACAAAGCACTTCAAAAAGAATACGTGGAAAAACGAAGGTTCATTTATATTAGTATATTTAAACGACATCTAAATAACTATAAAATCAATAATTCAAGCTTCTCAAATTCAGTGATTGAATGTTTATTAACCATGAACAGATAA
- a CDS encoding helix-turn-helix domain-containing protein — MDLLEIILLISAGQGLLLSLALISSGVIGKKQNLFLGLITLIISLEILTGWAVKTNTTNVENVFPFWIFCSYLALPPALFLFGKLSTKARFKIKFWHLALFFPAIIEIVVELSSFYSNRYLTTSYSLINNPAWFWFTEILPLLVMILALAVVGKDIQKLRSSIQFLPGKKAQKHLVKVFVFFICFLLITLLWFLEAIIHLPVFKYTVIILCIIIFALGYISFFNPDFFSLPPLLTRKTSFSDNARESRTEAERIHKMFIKKKLYHQPQLTVKKAATELDISPRHLSEMINTYHGMDFRNYVNTLRINDVIKKIENGELDKKTLLGLAMDSGFSSKSTFNQAFKDIKGNSPTNYFNPNKSN, encoded by the coding sequence ATGGATTTACTGGAGATCATACTACTCATTTCCGCGGGCCAGGGGCTTTTACTAAGTCTTGCCCTGATCAGTAGTGGTGTGATCGGTAAAAAGCAAAACCTATTTCTGGGATTGATCACCCTGATTATTTCACTAGAAATCCTGACTGGATGGGCAGTAAAAACAAATACGACTAACGTTGAGAATGTATTTCCTTTTTGGATATTTTGTTCTTACCTCGCTTTACCTCCGGCACTATTTCTTTTTGGTAAATTATCTACCAAGGCAAGATTTAAAATAAAGTTTTGGCATTTGGCACTCTTTTTTCCGGCGATAATTGAAATAGTAGTTGAATTGAGTTCATTTTATTCAAATAGATACCTCACAACTTCCTATAGCCTTATAAATAACCCAGCCTGGTTTTGGTTTACAGAGATTCTTCCCCTCCTGGTAATGATCCTTGCACTGGCAGTAGTTGGTAAGGATATTCAAAAGCTGAGAAGTTCTATTCAATTTTTACCGGGAAAGAAAGCACAAAAACACCTGGTAAAAGTCTTTGTTTTCTTTATATGCTTTTTATTAATAACCTTGCTCTGGTTTTTAGAGGCTATCATCCACTTACCTGTATTTAAATATACGGTTATCATATTATGTATAATTATTTTTGCATTAGGTTATATTTCGTTTTTCAACCCTGATTTTTTCTCCCTGCCACCTTTGTTGACCCGAAAAACATCTTTTAGTGACAATGCAAGAGAGTCCAGAACAGAAGCTGAACGTATTCATAAAATGTTTATCAAGAAAAAGCTTTACCATCAGCCACAACTAACTGTTAAAAAAGCTGCAACCGAATTGGATATTTCCCCACGACATCTATCAGAAATGATCAATACATATCATGGCATGGATTTCAGGAATTATGTAAATACACTCCGAATAAATGATGTGATCAAAAAAATAGAAAATGGAGAACTCGATAAAAAAACCTTGCTTGGATTAGCAATGGATTCAGGGTTTAGTTCAAAATCGACATTTAACCAGGCTTTTAAAGATATTAAAGGAAACTCACCCACTAATTATTTTAATCCGAATAAATCTAATTAG
- a CDS encoding LytR/AlgR family response regulator transcription factor: MKCLIVDDEPLAIKIIDRFIDAVDDMEIVNTADNALEAYNILQREKIDVLFLDINMPELSGLDLLRTLKKKPIVVLTTAYRDYAVEGFELEVLDYLVKPIAMNRFMSTVERIRREYNKAELTNEDDQRSEFAFFKVNKKQVKVFFDEILWIESLKDYIRIVTKDKSLITHHNLNSVSKILPDNDFYRVHKSFIANMTKVSEMEGNMLLIGRQHIPVGRNFIKDIKERLLG; the protein is encoded by the coding sequence ATGAAGTGCCTTATAGTAGATGATGAACCACTGGCAATAAAAATTATTGATCGATTTATCGATGCTGTGGATGATATGGAAATCGTTAATACAGCTGATAATGCACTTGAGGCTTATAACATATTACAAAGAGAAAAAATAGATGTATTATTTCTCGATATAAATATGCCTGAGCTTAGTGGTCTGGACTTGTTGAGAACATTAAAGAAGAAACCAATCGTTGTTTTGACAACGGCTTATCGAGACTATGCTGTTGAAGGATTCGAGCTTGAAGTCCTTGATTATCTTGTTAAGCCTATAGCAATGAACCGATTTATGTCAACAGTAGAACGAATAAGAAGGGAATATAATAAAGCCGAATTAACTAACGAAGACGACCAACGATCAGAGTTTGCTTTTTTTAAAGTGAATAAAAAACAGGTCAAGGTGTTTTTTGATGAAATATTATGGATTGAAAGTCTGAAGGATTATATCCGTATCGTTACAAAAGACAAAAGCCTGATTACTCACCACAATTTAAATTCAGTAAGTAAAATCCTTCCTGATAATGATTTTTACAGGGTACACAAAAGTTTTATTGCCAACATGACTAAAGTCTCAGAAATGGAGGGGAATATGTTACTGATTGGAAGGCAACATATTCCGGTAGGCAGAAATTTTATTAAGGATATCAAGGAGCGACTATTAGGCTGA